One window from the genome of Elaeis guineensis isolate ETL-2024a chromosome 5, EG11, whole genome shotgun sequence encodes:
- the LOC105046096 gene encoding probable arabinosyltransferase ARAD1, which produces MANRNTQPCGFVSRKFFSCSLILAIVLVLYCILFWGSTAPLAPINSSLLPNEKAFSLIENQRIPLRDEMGDHLLLNHEISSLNRNQPEEQELKKCDPSKALFKVFMYDMPPEFHFGLLGWVADGKSVWPDIHTKIPPYPGGLNLQHSIEYWLTLDLLSSRLPDRRGPCTAVRVEDSREADVVFVPFFSSLSYNRYSKIEPPEKISRNKMLQQKLVSYLAAQEEWKRSNGMDHIIMAHHPNSMLFARTSLWHCMFILADFGRYIPYVANVEKDVIAPYKHVIKTFVNDTSTYDDRPTLLYFQGAIYRKDGGKIRQELFYLLRNEKDVHFAFGSVRVNGINKASQGMHSSKFCLNIAGDTPSSNRLFDAIASHCVPVIISDEIELPFEDVLDYSEFCVFVSASDAVKKGFLMKLIRGISREEWTRMWRKLKEVEDYFEFQYPSRKDDAVQMIWQAVARKVPAIRLKVHKSRRFSRFKSGR; this is translated from the exons ATGGCCAATAGAAACACACAACCATGTGGGTTTGTAAGCCGAAAATTCTTCTCCTGTTCGCTCATCCTTGCGATAGTCCTGGTTCTTTACTGTATCCTCTTCTGGGGTTCCACAGCCCCGCTTGCTCCCATCAACTCTAGCCTCTTGCCCAATGAAAAGGCCTTCTCATTGATCGAGAACCAGAGAATTCCTCTCAGGGATGAAATGGGGGATCACCTGTTATTGAACCATGAGATCTCTTCCTTGAATCGAAATCAACCTGAAGAACAAGAACTCAAGAAATGCGATCCGAGCAAGGCGCTTTTTAAAGTTTTCATGTATGATATGCCTCCTGAGTTTCACTTTGGTCTGTTGGGTTGGGTGGCTGATGGCAAGAGTGTCTGGCCGGATATCCATACTAAAATTCCACCCTATCCTGGTGGATTGAATCTCCAGCATAGTATAGAATACTGGCTTACGTTGGATCTTTTGTCCTCAAGACTTCCTGATCGGAGAGGCCCATGTACTGCTGTAAGAGTCGAGGACTCTCGTGAAGCCGATGTTGTGTTTGTGCCGTTCTTCTCATCTTTGAGCTATAACCGGTATTCGAAGATCGAACCACCAGAAAAGATTAGTAGGAACAAGATGTTGCAGCAGAAGCTGGTTAGTTATTTAGCAGCTCAAGAGGAATGGAAAAggtcaaatggaatggaccacaTCATAATGGCACACCATCCAAACAGCATGCTGTTTGCTCGGACGAGCTTgtggcattgcatgtttattcttGCAGATTTTGGAAGGTATATTCCGTATGTAGCTAATGTGGAGAAAGATGTTATTGCTCCTTATAAGCATGTGATAAAGACCTTTGTGAATGACACATCTACCTATGATGATCGGCCTACTTTGTTATACTTCCAAGGAGCCATCTACAGGAAAGAT GGGGGGAAAATTCGACAGGAGCTCTTCTATCTTCTCAGAAATGAAAAGGATGTACACTTTGCATTTGGCAGTGTTCGAGTGAATGGGATCAACAAGGCCAGCCAAGGGATGCATTCGTCAAAATTCTGTCTGAATATAGCTGGGGACACTCCTTCCTCCAACCGCCTTTTTGATGCCATAGCCAGCCACTGTGTTCCtgtcattattagtgatgaaattgaaCTTCCATTTGAGGATGTCCTGGACTACTCTGAGTTCTGTGTCTTTGTCAGCGCTTCTGATGCAGTCAAGAAAGGTTTCTTGATGAAGTTGATTAGAGGCATAAGCCGAGAGGAATGGACGCGAATGTGGCGTAAGCTGAAGGAGGTTGAGGACTACTTTGAGTTCCAGTACCCTTCTCGGAAGGATGATGCTGTCCAGATGATCTGGCAGGCAGTAGCTAGAAAGGTTCCTGCGATTCGACTGAAGGTACACAAGTCTAGGCGATTTTCTCGTTTTAAAAGTGGGAGATAG
- the LOC105046217 gene encoding probable glutathione S-transferase yields MEVKLFGAWSSPFVRRVEWALKIKGIKYEYIEEDLYNKSPSLLTYSPINKQVPVLLHDGKPIIESMVIIEYIDDTWKQKPLLPIDPYQRSMARFWSQYVEDKFYESVKRAFFTEGEEQKAAVESAVEALKPLEQELKGKKFFCGEEIGFVDLVAGWIAHWLEVVEEVLCIKVVDPENFPSLCAWMKNFVEVPVIKENLPARDQMPGFYRMLRQSGLASCDGK; encoded by the exons ATGGAGGTGAAGCTTTTCGGAGCATGGTCGAGCCCTTTTGTTCGCAGGGTTGAAtgggctctaaaaataaaaggcATCAAATACGAGTACATAGAAGAAGATCTCTACAACAAAAGCCCCTCACTTCTCACATACAGTCCAATTAACAAGCAAGTTCCTGTTCTCTTGCATGATGGCAAGCCGATCATCGAGTCGATGGTCATCATCGAATACATCGATGACACATGGAAACAAAAACCCCTCTTGCCTATAGACCCTTACCAACGATCCATGGCAAGGTTTTGGTCTCAGTATGTAGAGGATAAG TTCTACGAGTCGGTGAAGAGAGCCTTCTTCACCGAGGGAGAAGAGCAGAAGGCAGCGGTAGAGTCGGCCGTGGAGGCCTTGAAACCTCTTGAACAGGAgcttaaaggaaagaagttctttTGTGGGGAAGAAATTGGATTTGTGGACTTGGTGGCCGGGTGGATTGCACATTGGTTGGAGGTGGTGGAAGAGGTTTTGTGCATTAAAGTGGTTGATCCAGAGAACTTTCCTTCCCTCTGTGCATGGATGAAGAACTTTGTGGAGGTTCCAGTGATCAAAGAGAACTTGCCTGCCCGGGATCAGATGCCTGGGTTCTACCGTATGCTTCGGCAAAGTGGCTTAGCCTCATGCGATGGCAAGTAA